The region CGCTGCCTCATGAAGAACCGTGGCAAGGCCGCCCCTTGTAACATCCCTCATACAATGGATCCTGATGTTTTCATCAAGAAGATTTTTTACGATGGAAGTAAGAGGTCCGCAATCACTTGCAATCTGATTTTCAATCCCCATCCGGTGCGAAAGAATGGCTGCATGGTGTTCTCCTAAATTGCCGGAAAGAATAACTGCGTCTTTGGGCCTGCACTTTGAAATACTGATACCTTCTTTCCGGATCTCCCCTATTCCCGACGTATTGATATAGATTCCGCCGCTTCCTTCCACCACCTTCGTATCACCGGCTACGATCCTTACTCCGGCTTCTCTGGCTGCCAGGGCCATGGAAGAGGCAATTTTCTCAATGATCTCAAGCTCCGCCCCCTCTTCTATAATGAAGCCTGCTGTCAGATATCTTGGAACAGCCCCCATCATGGAAAGATCATTCACAGTTCCGCATACGGCAAGCTTACCAATATCTCCCCCTTTAAAAAATAAGGGAGTGACCACAAAGGAATCCGTTGTATAAGCAATCTTCCCTTTGATGTTCAAAACAGCGGAATCTTCCAGTTTATTCAGAGTTTTATTATTAAAATGCTTTAAAAATACTTCCGTGATGAGATTACCGGTCTGCTTTCCCCCGCTGCCGTAGGACATGTCGATTTTCATGGCTTCCGCTCTCCTTCCATTCTCTTTCTTTTACTCCTTTTGGCTCAGAAATTCTGGTACCAGATGCCGCAGGCCCCTTCCTGGGATACCATACAGGGACCTATGGCATGTAGTGGGGTGCAGGCAGTTTTAAACAGGGGACAGTCCGGCGGATTTATCCGGCCAAGAATTACATCCGAACACTTACAGCCAACCGGCATATGCTCTTCCCTCTCTTCTTTCTTACGTCCTGCATCGTAGATCCTATATTCTTTTCTAAGCCTTAAGGCTGACTTTTCTATAACCCCGATTCCTCTCCATAAGCCATCCCCAGCTTCAAAATATCGGTTAATGAGTGCAGCCGCCTTCTGGTTCCCTTCCTCTGTCACGGCACTGGCATAAAGGTTTTTCACCTCAAAGCACTGCTTTCTGGTCTGGAGCAGGATCTCATATACGGCTGCAAGGATGTGCTCTCCTTCAAATCCAGCGATTACAAATGGCTTTTGATATTGAAAGGCCAGTTTCCTGTAAGCTCCGCAGCCTGTAATCACACTCACATGTCCTGGGCTTAAAAATCCGTCGATGGCTTTTTCCTTTTCACAGAGAAAGGAAAGGGCCGGTACAATGGTTTTTATGGAGGTCATAAGCTTCAGGTTTTCGATCTTTCTCTGCAGGATTTCCTCTAGAAGCAGAGCATAAACAGGAGCAGTGGTTTCAAATCCCACTGCTGCAAAAACATACTGGATCCTCCTGTTTTCCTCTGCTTCCCCAATGGCAGTAAGGGGAGAATAGAGAATTTTCACCCTCCCTCCGGCTGCCTTGGCCTCTGTCAGGCTCATCCTGCTTCCCCTGACCTTCATCATATCCCCGAAGGTAAGCACGCAATGATTTTCCTTTAAGGAGTATTCCGTCAGTTCATCTATGTAGGCGGAAGAGGTGACGCAGACCGGACAGCCCGGCCCAGAAATCAGCTGGATCCTGGGTGAGATTATGGTCCGGATGCCGTTCTTAAAAATGCTGGCCGTATGGGTCCCGCATACCTCCATAATTTTTACCGGCCTGCCGCCATAATTTTTCAGTTCATGGATCACCTGGTCGATCATATTTTTATCCCTCCTCCTGAAACTGGGAAAATATGGTAAGGATTTCTTTGGCCGTATCCTCCATTAAAACTTCAATAACGCAGCCGGCATGTATGAGGACATAATCACCCACTTTCGTATCCACCAGTCTTATGTTGGCCTCGGTAATATTATCCATAATGTTAATCTTTGCGTAATCCCCCTTTATTTGAATCACTTTTCCCGGAACTGCAACACACATGGCATCCTGTCCTTTCCAAATCCCTAATCCCGGATTTTAAATATTCATTTCCCAGATAAGCCTGACCCAGGCTCAATCCTCCGTCGTTAGGAGGAACCGCCGAATTCAAATAGACAAAAAACCCATTTTTCTTTAATAGTCCGATGGTATGCCTGGTCAGCAGGGCATTTTGAAAAACACCTCCGCTTAACGCTACGGTGTTGCTTAAATATCGGCTCCCCAGCCTTTTGCAGACAGAGGCCACTGCCTGTGCCAGGGCAAGATGAAAGCCAAGGGCCAGGGCGCCTGTCTCTGCTCTGTTTCTCATGGTGCAAAGAGTCTCGAAAACCGGCCGGGGATCTAATGTAAGGACATCGTCCTGCTCCTTTATTCCAAACGAAAGACTGACCGGCTTTACCCGGTTTCTTTCCCCCAGCACTGCCTCCCTTTCCAGCAATACGGCACATTCTCCCTCATATCGGTTCTCATGCCCGATATTTAAGACAGACGCTGCCCCATCAAACAGACGCCCTACGCTGGAAGTCAATACCCTATTGATATTATGCTCCAGGGCGGCTTTTATCACCTCCAGCCTTTCATCCTCAATATAAGCGGTAAGCCCTGCGTGAAGCAGACAGCAGGAAGCTGTTTTCCTGGCATCTCTCATGGAGCTATCTCCTCCCAGAATGGGAAACATGCTTACATGACCCGCCCTTATGAAATCAATCCCTTCACAGACAAGAAACTCTCCGCCCCATATGCTCCTGTCCGTCCCGCAGCCAGTTCCGTCAAAGGCAACTCCGATCACAGGCCCCTTTAAATCATGCTCGGCCATGACGGAAGCGACATGGGCATGATGGTGCTGCACCTTAAGGACGGGCAGACCAAGAGCTTCTGCAAAACGTGCTGAATGGTAATTGGGATGGAGGTCACAGACCGCCAGACCCGGGGTAATTCGAAGAAGTCTTGTCAGATCTTCATAGGATCTTTGAAATTCCTTTCTAACTGCCTCTTCCTCCAGGTCCCCGAAATGCTGGGATACCACTGCATTCCCCTTCTGGCAGAGGCAGAATGCCGCTTTTAGATCCCCTCCTGCCGCAAAGATCCCGGTCTTTGTCCCGCCTTCCCCCTCTTCCCTGCTTCCCTCTCCCCTAGATAAAAAAACTGGATAAGGAACATAGCCTCTGCTTCTTCGGATGAGCTGGGGCATGCCTTCTATGATCCTTGCAACGGAATCATCCACTGAACGTACGATCCTTCTTTGGTTATATAATACACCATCCAGATAGGGCGACGAGAGAGCCAGCATGGATTCGTCCTCCCGAATAATGGGCTGCCCGGCAATATTGGCGCTTGTCATGATCAGGGGGCCCAGCCTTTTTGTCAGCATATGCTGGAGTGGAGTATAAGGAAGGAAAGCCCCGCAATAAATGCTTTCATTGGAAACAGAGGGTGCCATGGTATCTTGTTTTATGGAAAGCAGTACGATGGGCCTTGCTTTTGATTCCAGCAGCGCTTTTTCTTCCGCAGAGACCAGGCAGCACCTGCTTATTTCCTGGATTCCGGGAAACATAACTGCAAAAGGCTTTTCCTCTCTCCCCTTTAATTTGCGAAGACGTTTTACCGTATCCTCCCGGAAAGGGGAGCAGACCAGATGAAAGCCTCCAATTCCTTTCACTGCAACGATCCCTCCCTTTGACAGCACGGTCAAAGCCTTTTCAAAGGCCTCCTTTTCCTTTCGCTCCATAGGACCATTTCCCTTATGGTGATAGATCAGGTAAGGGCCGCAGTCATTGCAGGAAACGGTCTGGGCATGAAAACGCCTGCCTGCAGCCCATGTGTATTCCTTCTGACATTCGCTGCATAAGGGAAAATCCTCCATGGTTGTCCGTTTTCTGTCATAGGGCAGTTCCTCCATTATGGTATATCTGGGTCCGCAGGAGACACAGCTGATAAATGGATTCCCATATCTTCTGTCCGACTCTTCGGATAGCTCTCTTAAGCATTCCGGGCATACCGGAAGATCCGGAGGAATCACCGATATTTCGCCCATGGATTCACTCTTCAAGATGGCAAAATCCTCAAGATCCATAAAAGGGATTTCTTCTGCTTCCATCTTCATGATTTCATGGCCGCCCTTTTTGTTATCCTTAAGGTCAGCCAGGAACCGGCCGATCAAATCGCTTTCAGACTGGGCCACGATCTCCACATAACCGCCTACGTTGCGCACCAGCCCTTTTATCCCGTACTCTTTTGCGGTACGATAAACAAGGGGACGGAATCCAACCCCCTGCACAATTCCATATACCCTTATTTGTTCTGTCATGATCTTGTTTTTTCCATCTTCCATTCCACTACCTTTTTATCGCCTTCTTCCGTCTTACCGGATTCAACACCGGGGCTGTTTGATTCAAAGCCCGGACTCCCTTCATAAAAAAGTTCTCGTCAAAATCAATATATGGGAAAAGGTCACATTTCGTAATCGTAATAACCCATTTCTCTTCTCCTGATTTGTTTCTCTCCATATCCTATGATATTTCCCTAAATTTATTTCTATTTTATATCATGTTTTTTGTGGTAAAATAGTATATAACGAAATGATAAAAAGGAGGTACTATATGGAACAGAAACTCCCAACCACCATTGATGAGTACATCACTGGACAAAACCCGGAAATACAGCCCCTCCTGGAAAAGCTGTACCAGACCATAAAAAAGGCGGCACCGGAAGCAGGGGAAAAGATCAGTTGGGGAATGGCTACATTCGTTCATCACGGCAATCTGGTACATTTTTCCGCAGAGAAAAAGCACATCGGATTTCACCCGGCCCCCACCGCTATTGATGCCTTTCAAGAAGATTTAAAGGAATACCGCTGTTCAAAAGGCACCGTCCGGTTTCCCTATGACAAGCCTCTGCCTCTTGAGCTTATAGGCAAAATGGTCCGTTTCCGGGTGGCTGAACAGGAGGCACTATTGGAAGAAAAAAAAACGGGAAAAACAATGGAAAAACAATTACGGCCCCGGTGCCCCATGCCTGACGATGTGATGGCAGAGCTTCAGAAAGAGGGGTTGACTAAGGCCTACGACGCCCGGCCGCCGTATCAGAGAAATGATTATCTCGGATGGATCACCAGGGCTAAGCGCCCGGAAACCCGGCGAAAGCGTATGGATCAAATGCTGGATGAGCTGCGTTCCGGCGATGCCTATATGGGCATGGCTTATACCACTAAAAAAATTACTAAGGCCGGACCTTCTTAACCGGCCTTTTTTCTTTCCATATCATTTCTTAATAATTCTTAATTCCCTTAAATTTCATTGTTATTTAATTTATAAATGATATAATTTTCCATATTTCTATACAAAAGTATCAAGAACATATCCCTGCATTACAGTGGAATCTTAACAAGAATGGAAGGATTCTCTGATTTTACCCTTATAAAAGCAGAAAAGGAGGTTGCCGGCCCATGAGTACAGCACAGCAGATACTGGTAGTAGATGACGATGCAGACATCCGGGAAGTTCTCCGCATTCAGCTGGAGAACAAAGGCTATTCCGTATGGGAAGCGGTTAACGGAAACGATGCGGTGGCCGCTGTCTCAGAAAATCCTGATATTGACCTTATTATATTAGACATCATGATGCCCGGCTTATCGGGAATCGATGCCTGTACCCAGATCCGGAAGATAACTTCCGCTCCTGTATTGTTTTTAACGGCAAAATCAAAAGAAAGCGATAAAACGGCGGCCTATGAAAACGGCGGCGATGATTACCTTGTAAAACCTTTTTCCCAGGCAGAGCTTCTTATGAAGGTCCGCTCTCTTTTAAGAAGATACGTAGTCTATAAAGGGAAAACTGAACCTGTTTTTAATCTTTCAGAAATCCGCATCCAGGATATTCTGATTGATACCACGTACCGTTTTGTTTACCGGGAAAATCAAAAAATTGAGCTTACGGATACAGAGTTCCAGGTTTTGATGTATCTGGTCAGAAACAGAGGCAAAGCAAAGGATGCACAGGCGATCTATGAAGGCGTTTGGAACGATAGGTTCCTCCCTTCTTCCACCAATACGGTCATGGTACACATATTAAAGCTCCGGAAAAAACTGGAACTGGATTTTAATAATCCTGCCATTATACGAACCGTTTGGGGAAAGGGCTATCAAATCGATGAAGCATAAATGGATTTCATCTTTAAGGTATAAGCAGATATTTGTATTAATCTTTGGGGCGGTGGTCAGTTTTGGAATGTATTTTGCCGCACAGGCCTTTGGGGATTATTTAATATCCAGGAACCATATGAATGAAGAGGCTGCATGGAAGAGGCTGACCAATTATCAGAACTCTTTTGAAAATTACATCAATAAATACCAGGTATCCGTAAAAAACGTAAGGTCGATTTCCAAGTGGGTGAAGAATCATAAATACGTTTATGTAACCATTTTTAACGGCAATGAAATCATTTATGAATCCGGCTACTGGAATGATGCCTATGCCTCCTATGATACGGCCACCATTAGGGATATTGCCTTCAGCGACGGAACCTATTCCGTTTCTATTATTGATTCATCGGAAATAAAGTGGTATAACCTGGTAACTTATGCTTCGTGGGGTGTGTTTTTCCTGTTTCTGTTTGTAATCCTGATTTTTTATAACCACCGGATCATTGCACGGATCATGCTGTTGTCAAGGGAGGTTTCCCTGATTGAAAAAGGGGATTTAGAGCAGCCCATCTTTTACAAAGGCAATGATGAAATCTCTTTGCTGGCAAAAAATGCAGATAACATGAGAAATTCCTTAATTACAAGATATCAGAGTGAGAAGGAGGCCTGGGAGGCAAACAGTGAGCTGATCACATCCATATCCCACGACATCCGGACCCCCCTTACTTCCCTCATCGGCTATCTGGAGATATTGGATTCAAAAAGCTATCATTCGGAAGAACAGTTTGATAAATACATAAAAAGCTGCAAAGAAAAATCCATTCAGCTAAAAGACCTTTCGGACCGGCTCTTCCAGTACTTTCTTGTATTCGGAAAGGAACGGATCCTGATGCAGATGGATACTTTTGATGCAAAGATCCTGCTCCAGCAGCTTTTTATGGAATACGTGTTTGACCTTGGCAATCTGGGTTTTAATGTGAAAACAGAATTTGTGGAGCAATCCTGCAGCATAACTGCTGATATCCAGTATCTGAGGCGGTTGTTTGATAACCTGTTTTCCAATGTTAGAAAATATGCAGGAGTTGATGGGCCGGTCATTGTCAACAGCCATATCGCTGGCAATGACCTGATTATCACTGTCACCAATGAAATCCGCAGGGACAGCACGTTTTTGGAAAGCACCAATATCGGACTGAAAACCTGCCAGAAAATAGCAGAACAAATGAACGGAACCTTTGAGATAGAAAAAAACGGAACTGATTTCACGGTCCGGGTAACATTTCCTTTGGAATCCGTCAGAGAGGAGTAACAATCTATGAGAAACGTACTGGAGTATCTGGAACACTCCGCAAGGATATTTCCGGATAAAATTGCCGCGCAGGATCAGGTTACCGGCTGCTCTTATAAAGAACTGTTATTGAATGCCAAACGGATAGGCAGCTTTCTTTCCGGTTTTGAATCACCGGGTAATCCTGTTGTTGTTTTTATGGATAAAAGCGTGGAGGCTTTGACAGCCTTCCTGGGAATCGTATACGCCGGATGCTTCTATGTTTTCATCAGCCCGGGGCAGCCGGTCCCCCGCATAAGGCAGATCATGGAGGTCCTTAAAGCAGGCACCCTCATCACCATGGGGGAACCGAAAGCCCTGGCGGAAGATATGGGATTTACCGGAAATCTCCTGGATTACCATGAAATGATCCATGGGGAGATAAAGGAAGAGGACTTATCGCTCATCCGTGACCGGTCCCAGGACATTGATCCTTTGTACTGTAACTTTACTTCCGGTTCAACAGGAATTCCAAAGGGCGTGCTGGTCAGCCACCGGTCCGTCATTGATTTTATGGAATATTTTCCTTCCATGTTTGGCATAACGTCAGAAGATATTATCGGGAACCAGGCTCCCTTTGACTTTGATGTTTCTGTTAAGGATATTTATTCCACCCTTAAAACCGGGGCGACCATGGTCATGATCCCAAAGAAATTGTTTTCCATTCCCACAGAACTTCTGGATTACCTTTGGGAACACAAGGTAACTACCTTAATCTGGGCGGTCTCCGCCCTGTGCCTTATCGCCCAGCTTAAGGGTTTCACCTATAAAGTTCCTTCCAGAATCAATAAGGTCCTGTTCAGCGGAGAGGCTATGCCGGTAAAACATTTAGCAGTCTGGCAGAAATATCTTCCCGGTGCAAGGTATGTGAACCTATACGGACCTACGGAGATCACCTGCAACTGCACCTACTACCCTGTGGACCGAAAATTTGAAGCCCATGAAACTCTGCCCATTGGAAGAGCATTTCCCAATGAAAAGGTCTTCCTTCTGGATCAGGATGACAGGCTGGTCACGGAAAATGGCCGGATTGGGGAGATTTGCGTATCCGGAACCGCTCTGGCCCTGGGATATTATAATAATCCGGAGCAGACAAAACGGGTGTTTGTACAGAATCCGCTTAACACCCGCTACTTAGAAACCATTTACCGCACCGGTGATCTGGCATTCTACCAAGAGAAGGCAGGGCTATGCTTTGCCGGACGAAAGGATTTCCAGATCAAGCACATGGGGCACCGCATCGAGCTGGAGGAGATCGAAGCCGTCTTAAACAGCTATCCCCTCATTGAGCGGGCATGCTGCGTCTTTGATGATGAAAAAAACAAGATTACGGCTTTTTATGTGGGTAATATGAATGAAAGGGAGATTTCAATCCGAATGAGGGAATCCCTGCCGGTTTATATGATTCCCTCTGGGTTCTGCCCTCTGCCGGAATTGCCGGTCACTCCAAACGGAAAAATGGACCGAAAAAAATTATTGGAAATGGGGAAAGGAAAGCAGCCATGAACGAATCAAAATTTGACTATGCCATACATCAATACCAAACTCCCTTCTACATTTTTGATACGGATGTCCTTGCCCTTCAGATCAGAAAAATCCGGGATGTTCTTGGATCGGATGTAGAATTATGCTATGCCATGAAGGCCAATCCATTTGTCATCAGAGATATAGAGGGACTGGTGGAATCCTTTGAAGTCTGTTCCCCAGGGGAATTATCCATCTGTGAAAGAGCCGGTATCCACATGGAGAAAGTCGTCATGTCCGGCGTGTATAAGAAGCCTGAGGACGTGGAATATGCCTTAAAGCAGTATGGAAATAAGATCATTTATACCGCAGAGTCTCTCTCCCACTGGCAGACCCTTGCCTCCTGTTCGAAACGTCTTCAATTACCCGTCCGTGTACTCCTCCGCCTGACCAGCGGAAATCAGTTCGGCATGGATGAAAGCCTGATTAGACAGATCATTGCCATGGGTGCCCATGAATTTATCACAATCGAAGGGATCCAATACTTTTCCGGCACCCAAAAAAGATCTTTAAAGAAGCTGGAAAGCGAGCTGAACATGCTGGAACAGTTTTGCCAGGAATTAAATTCAGAATACGGCTTTCGGGTCAAAAGGCTGGAGTATGGTCCCGGTCTTCCCATCTGCTATTTTGAAGAGGAAAAGAAGGAAGAGGAAGAGATGTTAAATGGTCTTGCCGTTCTTCTGAAACACCGTTCCTTTGAGGGCAGGATCACACTGGAAATGGGGAGATACATAACCGCCTCCTGCGGTTCCTATGTGACCAGGGTGGCGGACCTGAAAACAAACAAGGGAGAGCCTTACTGTATCGTTGACGGAGGCATCCACCAGCTGACTTATTACGGACAAGTGCTTGCCATGAAAAAGCCGCCCATTCTACCTTTTCATGAACGGAAGGGAGAGGAAAAAAAATGGACGGTCTGCGGTTCTCTTTGTACTGCCAGTGATGTGCTGGTAAAGCAATACCCTTTTCAGGACCTGCAGCCGGGGGATCCGATTATTTTCCAAATGGCCGGTGCCTATTCGGTGACAGAGGGCATGGCATTATTTTTAAGCAGAGAGCTGCCCCAGGTACTGCTCTATTCTGCCAAAGAACACTTCCGTATTGCAAGACCTTGTATTCATACGGATGCATTTAATTACTTTTATTCATAAAGGAGACGAAAACCATGGAACAATTAATGAAAATCTTAAATGAAATCAACCCGGGAATTGACTATGAAACTGAGACAGGGCTCATTGACGGCGGACTTTTGGACTCATTTTCCATTCTCTCCCTCATTCCGGAATTAGAGGATGCTTTTGACATTGAGATCACACCCATAGACATGGTACCCGCCAATTTTAATTCCGCCAAAGCAATATGGAGCATGATCAGCCGGTTAAAAGAGGAATAGGCCATGGCTTACAACTCAATACTGTACCTTTTTATCTTTTTACCGGCTGTAATGCTGACCTATCAGCTTACGCCCCAGTGCCGCCGTTATAGAGTCCTGCTAGGTGCAAGCTATGTGTTCTTTCTCTCTTTTAGCGGAAGGCTGCTGGTGTACTTGCTTTTTTCCACTCTTTCCATTCATCATATGGGCCTATGGCTTGCTTCCTGTAAAAGAGACTATTTGTCAGCAGACCATGCAGTTGAGGATAAAAAGGCACAAAAGGCTGCTTATGAAAGCAAACGCCGGCAAATCTTATGGCTTGGGATCGGATTGCAGCTTGCTATTCTATTGATTTTAAAATATTCCGGCTTTTTTCAGGAGAATTTAAACATAGTGTTAAAGGCTCTGTCCTTTCCACGGCTTTTGCCTTCCATAAATTTTGCCCTGCCCATTGGAATCTCCTTCTACACCCTCCAGGCAATCTCATACCTGACTGACGTTTATTATGAGAAAATACCGGCAGATGACAACTTAGGAAGGCTTGCTTTGTACCTCTCCTTTTTTCCGGCTCTTCTGGAAGGCCCGATCTGCCGTTACTCTCAGACTGCAGAAGTCTTATACCAGGGCAATCCTCTGGAATATGGGAAGGTTACCCGGGGCTTACAAAGAATCCTATGGGGGTTGTTTAAAAAGCTTGTGATTGCGGACCGCCTCAACATTCTTGTAGAAACAGTGTTTGACACCCCCAATCATTACGGAGGCATCATCGTCATTGCCGGAGCTGTTTTATACACCTTTCAGCTATATGCTGATTTTTCCGGCTGCATTGATATGACCATTGGTACCGGAGAAATGTTTGGGGCTGTCATTCCGGAAAACTTCCGGCAGCCATTTTTCTCTAAAACTGCATCGGAATTCTGGAGACGGTGGCATATAACCCTTGGCGGCTGGTTAAAGGACTATATCTTTTACCCCTTATCCTTAACCAGATTCGTCAAAAAGCTGGGAAGGCATTCCCGGGCCAGATTTGGAAAACATCTGGGGCAGAACCTTGCTTCCTTCCTCCCCTTGTTTGGTGTCTGGATGCTAAACGGACTATGGCACGGAACCGGATGGAACTACATTTTCTTTGGTATGTATTACTTTGTCCTCATTATGACAGGAAATTTATTAGAGCCTGCGGTCCAGAGGGTCACGGATCGTCTGAGGATTCCCCGGTCCAATCCCTTATACCGGGGAGTCCAGACCGGAAAACTGCTTTTGATTGTATTCACGGGAGAATTGTTTTTCAGGGCAAAGGACCTGACCACCGGCATAAATATGTTCCTGTCCGTTTTCACCGGATTCCGCTTGTCATCGGTTACAGACGGTTCTCTCCTTAAGCTGGGGTTGTCCCTGGCGGATTTTGTTGCCCTGTTCCTTGGTTTTATCGCGGTTTACACGGTAGATACCATTCATGAGAACGGAATCTCTATCCGGGACAGAATATCCGGCTGGAATATACTGGCCCGCTGGAGCTTTCTTTACGCCGCCATCCTGGTTGTCATTCTTCTCGGAGCTTACGGCGACGGGTATTTACCGGCTAAGCTGATTTATGCCGGATTTTAAGGAGTGATCGGATGCAAACCAGAAACAGAATAAAATCAATTATATTTTTGACCGGGCTTTTCATTTTATTGTATGTTGCTTCCTACCTGCTTCTTCCCTATAACAATATGGAGGACAGCTTGTATAAAAAGGCTAATGGGATCCTGAAGGAACCAAAAGATACCATTGACTATGTATCCATCGGCGACAGCGAATGCAGCGCCAGCATTTCCCCCATGGAAATCTGGAACTCTTATGGTTATACAGGATATAACTGCGGCGTACCCAGCCAGCAGCTTCAGGACACTTATTATCTGCTGGAGCGTCTCTTGAAAAACCAGTCTCCGAAGGTAGTTTTTCTGGAAACCAATGCATTTTACCGGGATTTCAAATACATCAACGCCCTTGAAACCGCCATTGACGATACAGTGAAAAAAATATTTCCCATTTATAAATACCATAACAGCTGGAAATATTTCCACTTTTATATGCTGAAAAGCCTGGGACAAAAGGCAAAGCAGGAACCGGCTACCATTTACAAGGGATATCAGTACAGCGCAATCGTAACCCCATACAAAAGCGGACCTTATGTTACGGAAACAGACGATGTTTATGTGATTGATGAGCAGCCCCTATTATACTTAAATAAAATCACCGCCCTGTGCAGGGAAAAGGGCATTCAGCTGATCCTGTACAGCGCTCCCTCGCCAAAATGCTGGTCCTATTCCAAGCACAATGCAGCTGCGGCTTTTGCCAATGACAACCAACTGACTTACCTTGACTTAAATCTGGATATTGATGCTCTGGGTATTGACTGGACAAAGGATTCCAGGGATGACGGTGATCACTTAAACTACTTTGGGGCTGTAAAGGTATCCGCCTACATCGGAAACTATCTACGGAAACACACAGACTTCATCGACCACCGGAAGGATGCTGGCTTTGAGAGCTGGAACCGGGAACTGAACAATTATCTAAAGCTGACAAATGAGAATTAACGCTAAAAGAGCATTGGCACCGGTAAAACAGAACGGCCCAATGCTCTTATAGCTATCTAGGGTCTATGACGCCTTGAACAATCAGGTTTGTATGTAGTAAGACATAAAATCCGCCAGCTTATTGCATGCAGACTTTAGCTGGTTTAGCTCCGGCAGATAAACCACCCGGAAATGATCTGGCTTTTCCCAATGGAACCCGCCTCCGTGAGTCAGCAGGATCTTTTTATCCTTTAAAAAATCCAGGACAAATTTTTCATCGTCAATAATGTGAAATTTGCCGGAATCAATTTTAGGGAACATGTAAAAGGCAGCTTTAGGTTTTACCACAGAGATCCCCGGAATGGCATTCAGAGCCTCATTGGTGTATTCTCTCTGTTCGTAAATCCTCCCGCCGGGAACCAGAAGTTTTTTCGTTTCCTCTTCCATTTCCAGAGCAGCTTTTATCACGGACTGGGCCGGAACATTGGAGCAGAGCCTCATGGAGGATAACAGGTTCAACCCTTCCACATAGCCCTTTGCAAAGGATTTATCTCCGCAAAGAATCATCCAGCCGCAGCGGTATCCTGCGATCAAATGGGATTTGGAGAGACCGTTGAATGTAATGGTCAAAAGATCGGGAGCCAGGGAGGCGATGGATACATGCTCCAGACCGTCAAAAACAAGCCTGTCATAAATTTCATCAGCAAAGATGATCATCCCATGCTTCCGGCAGATTCCAACGATTTCCTCCAGAAGTTCCCTTGGGTACAAGGCGCCGGTAGGGTTGTTGGGGTTAATAATGACGATCCCTTTTGTCCTGCTGGTAATTTTACTTTTTATATCTTCTATATCCGGGTACCATTCTGCGCCTTCATCGCACAGGTAATGAACAGC is a window of [Clostridium] saccharolyticum WM1 DNA encoding:
- a CDS encoding HAMP domain-containing sensor histidine kinase, with the protein product MKHKWISSLRYKQIFVLIFGAVVSFGMYFAAQAFGDYLISRNHMNEEAAWKRLTNYQNSFENYINKYQVSVKNVRSISKWVKNHKYVYVTIFNGNEIIYESGYWNDAYASYDTATIRDIAFSDGTYSVSIIDSSEIKWYNLVTYASWGVFFLFLFVILIFYNHRIIARIMLLSREVSLIEKGDLEQPIFYKGNDEISLLAKNADNMRNSLITRYQSEKEAWEANSELITSISHDIRTPLTSLIGYLEILDSKSYHSEEQFDKYIKSCKEKSIQLKDLSDRLFQYFLVFGKERILMQMDTFDAKILLQQLFMEYVFDLGNLGFNVKTEFVEQSCSITADIQYLRRLFDNLFSNVRKYAGVDGPVIVNSHIAGNDLIITVTNEIRRDSTFLESTNIGLKTCQKIAEQMNGTFEIEKNGTDFTVRVTFPLESVREE
- a CDS encoding amino acid adenylation domain-containing protein, with the protein product MRNVLEYLEHSARIFPDKIAAQDQVTGCSYKELLLNAKRIGSFLSGFESPGNPVVVFMDKSVEALTAFLGIVYAGCFYVFISPGQPVPRIRQIMEVLKAGTLITMGEPKALAEDMGFTGNLLDYHEMIHGEIKEEDLSLIRDRSQDIDPLYCNFTSGSTGIPKGVLVSHRSVIDFMEYFPSMFGITSEDIIGNQAPFDFDVSVKDIYSTLKTGATMVMIPKKLFSIPTELLDYLWEHKVTTLIWAVSALCLIAQLKGFTYKVPSRINKVLFSGEAMPVKHLAVWQKYLPGARYVNLYGPTEITCNCTYYPVDRKFEAHETLPIGRAFPNEKVFLLDQDDRLVTENGRIGEICVSGTALALGYYNNPEQTKRVFVQNPLNTRYLETIYRTGDLAFYQEKAGLCFAGRKDFQIKHMGHRIELEEIEAVLNSYPLIERACCVFDDEKNKITAFYVGNMNEREISIRMRESLPVYMIPSGFCPLPELPVTPNGKMDRKKLLEMGKGKQP
- a CDS encoding diaminopimelate decarboxylase family protein; this encodes MNESKFDYAIHQYQTPFYIFDTDVLALQIRKIRDVLGSDVELCYAMKANPFVIRDIEGLVESFEVCSPGELSICERAGIHMEKVVMSGVYKKPEDVEYALKQYGNKIIYTAESLSHWQTLASCSKRLQLPVRVLLRLTSGNQFGMDESLIRQIIAMGAHEFITIEGIQYFSGTQKRSLKKLESELNMLEQFCQELNSEYGFRVKRLEYGPGLPICYFEEEKKEEEEMLNGLAVLLKHRSFEGRITLEMGRYITASCGSYVTRVADLKTNKGEPYCIVDGGIHQLTYYGQVLAMKKPPILPFHERKGEEKKWTVCGSLCTASDVLVKQYPFQDLQPGDPIIFQMAGAYSVTEGMALFLSRELPQVLLYSAKEHFRIARPCIHTDAFNYFYS
- a CDS encoding acyl carrier protein, which translates into the protein MEQLMKILNEINPGIDYETETGLIDGGLLDSFSILSLIPELEDAFDIEITPIDMVPANFNSAKAIWSMISRLKEE
- a CDS encoding MBOAT family O-acyltransferase: MAYNSILYLFIFLPAVMLTYQLTPQCRRYRVLLGASYVFFLSFSGRLLVYLLFSTLSIHHMGLWLASCKRDYLSADHAVEDKKAQKAAYESKRRQILWLGIGLQLAILLILKYSGFFQENLNIVLKALSFPRLLPSINFALPIGISFYTLQAISYLTDVYYEKIPADDNLGRLALYLSFFPALLEGPICRYSQTAEVLYQGNPLEYGKVTRGLQRILWGLFKKLVIADRLNILVETVFDTPNHYGGIIVIAGAVLYTFQLYADFSGCIDMTIGTGEMFGAVIPENFRQPFFSKTASEFWRRWHITLGGWLKDYIFYPLSLTRFVKKLGRHSRARFGKHLGQNLASFLPLFGVWMLNGLWHGTGWNYIFFGMYYFVLIMTGNLLEPAVQRVTDRLRIPRSNPLYRGVQTGKLLLIVFTGELFFRAKDLTTGINMFLSVFTGFRLSSVTDGSLLKLGLSLADFVALFLGFIAVYTVDTIHENGISIRDRISGWNILARWSFLYAAILVVILLGAYGDGYLPAKLIYAGF